Sequence from the Bacillus sp. es.036 genome:
TGGCGTTGGCCTTGAAACAGGGCTGGATTCACCTATTTTCGCCGTTGCTGCGATGTTCAGTATTATTGTCATGTTTGATTCCACAGGCGTTCGTAGGCAAACGGGGGAACAAGCGATTGTCTTAAACCAGCTTGTGATGAATTTTAATAGATTTGTATCTGAAGCCAAAAACTGGCAGCAAAAACAGGAGCGAGAAAAGATTGAAGAATTAAAAGAACTGCTTGGCCATAAGCCTATTGAAGTTCTTGTCGGTGGTTTACTTGGTATCATCTCAACTATAATTCTCTATTACATTTTTCAACTTGCTTAAAGAAGGAGGACTTTGATGCGCATTGTTTCGTTATGTCCTAGCAATACTGAATTGTGTGCCTATCTCG
This genomic interval carries:
- a CDS encoding divergent PAP2 family protein; amino-acid sequence: MDILLNFPLWAALFGVVFAQFLKVPIYFIATKQINWSLFNATGGMPSSHSAATTALATGVGLETGLDSPIFAVAAMFSIIVMFDSTGVRRQTGEQAIVLNQLVMNFNRFVSEAKNWQQKQEREKIEELKELLGHKPIEVLVGGLLGIISTIILYYIFQLA